The following are encoded together in the Pedobacter sp. D749 genome:
- a CDS encoding cation diffusion facilitator family transporter encodes MARANNSIYSALAANLLIAVTKFIAGAFTNSSSMIAEGIHSTVDTSNQLLLLYGLKRSVKPPDKSRPFGYGKELYFWSFIVSIMIFGLGGVVSISQGIAHIRHPEVLGNPTWNYVVLGLSFLFEGASLIIAMKEFNKTRKGLPWWKAIIKSKDPSGFLVLFEDGAAVLGLLIVFIFMVLSHNLNLPFLDGLASVLVGTLLIFVSFILARESRSLLMGEGLTPETQQKIKELAENDQDVIMVTSILSQYQSPKEVLLVLILTFKAELNTTDLTNAIDRLRDKIKSEYNVIKFVIIQPQSADVTENDFSKDIYLE; translated from the coding sequence TAACTAAATTCATTGCGGGGGCATTTACCAACAGCTCATCGATGATTGCCGAAGGCATTCACTCTACGGTTGACACCAGCAATCAACTTTTATTGCTCTATGGCTTAAAAAGAAGCGTAAAACCGCCTGACAAATCCCGCCCATTTGGTTATGGTAAAGAGCTGTATTTCTGGTCGTTTATTGTATCCATCATGATTTTTGGTTTAGGTGGTGTGGTCTCTATTTCGCAAGGGATTGCGCATATCCGTCATCCTGAAGTTTTGGGCAATCCTACCTGGAATTATGTAGTATTGGGGTTATCTTTCTTATTTGAGGGTGCCTCTTTGATCATTGCGATGAAGGAATTTAACAAAACACGTAAAGGTTTACCCTGGTGGAAAGCCATTATTAAAAGTAAAGATCCCTCAGGCTTTTTAGTGTTATTTGAGGATGGAGCTGCCGTTTTAGGATTATTGATTGTTTTTATATTTATGGTATTAAGCCACAACTTAAACCTTCCATTTTTAGATGGACTGGCTTCTGTTTTGGTGGGTACACTCTTAATTTTCGTATCTTTTATACTGGCCAGGGAAAGCCGAAGTTTATTAATGGGCGAAGGCTTAACACCTGAAACGCAGCAGAAGATAAAAGAACTGGCAGAAAATGATCAGGATGTGATTATGGTAACAAGCATTTTATCCCAATATCAATCGCCAAAGGAAGTACTGCTTGTGCTCATTCTTACGTTTAAAGCAGAATTAAACACTACCGATTTAACCAATGCAATAGACAGGTTGAGGGATAAAATAAAATCAGAGTATAACGTGATCAAGTTTGTCATTATTCAACCACAGTCTGCCGACGTAACGGAGAATGATTTTAGTAAGGATATTTATTTGGAGTAA
- a CDS encoding PAS domain-containing sensor histidine kinase — MKSYSKVLSNDQLLEVLFLSKDATAIYTSEQIVIEMANDAMISFWGKDRSVIGKPLEDAVPELKGQPFINMLKNVLLTGITDNGDAIPAETMRDGKLQTAYYTYEYRAIKDESGIPYCIIHTASDVTDMIKAKKAIKETELQREALDQEQILISIKEDQQKNDFISMVSHELKTPLTSISAYVQLMQSRSLPDTFVANTLAKVQKQIRKMSTLISSFLNVSRLESGEIQLNLSHFDLNKLIHDLVEDLRLIYPTNQIDFEGGDAKLIYADKDKIGSVISNLISNAVKYSDQSSTVLIQSASKESKINVSVTDHGIGIQAHDLEKLFDRYYRVESQETKTISGFGIGLYLSAEIINRHNGKIWVESKYGEGSTFHFEIPLVS; from the coding sequence GCCATGATTTCCTTTTGGGGTAAAGACCGCTCTGTTATTGGCAAACCACTGGAAGATGCAGTGCCTGAGTTAAAGGGACAGCCTTTTATAAATATGCTGAAAAATGTGCTGCTTACAGGAATTACGGATAATGGTGATGCTATTCCTGCCGAAACAATGAGGGATGGTAAGTTACAAACTGCTTATTATACCTACGAATATCGGGCTATTAAGGATGAGTCCGGAATACCTTATTGTATTATCCATACTGCTAGCGATGTTACTGATATGATAAAGGCAAAAAAGGCAATCAAGGAGACAGAACTGCAACGTGAAGCACTAGATCAGGAACAGATTTTAATCAGTATAAAGGAAGACCAGCAAAAGAATGATTTTATCAGTATGGTAAGCCATGAATTGAAAACGCCATTAACTTCTATCAGTGCTTACGTACAGTTAATGCAGAGTCGAAGTTTACCAGATACTTTTGTCGCAAATACGTTGGCTAAGGTGCAAAAGCAGATCCGCAAAATGAGCACATTAATCAGTTCTTTTTTAAATGTATCGCGTTTAGAATCAGGAGAAATTCAATTGAACCTATCTCATTTTGATCTCAATAAACTGATTCATGACCTTGTTGAAGATTTAAGATTAATATATCCCACTAACCAGATTGATTTTGAAGGGGGAGATGCTAAATTAATTTACGCAGATAAAGATAAAATTGGCTCTGTAATTTCAAATTTGATCAGCAACGCTGTAAAATATTCAGATCAGAGCAGTACTGTTTTGATTCAATCGGCAAGCAAAGAGAGTAAAATAAATGTTTCTGTAACCGATCACGGCATTGGCATCCAGGCTCATGATCTGGAAAAACTTTTTGACCGGTATTACCGTGTAGAAAGCCAAGAAACTAAAACCATTTCGGGTTTCGGGATAGGTTTATACCTCAGCGCAGAGATTATTAACCGTCATAACGGTAAAATATGGGTAGAAAGTAAGTACGGCGAAGGTTCTACCTTCCATTTTGAGATTCCACTTGTTTCTTAG
- a CDS encoding NADP-dependent oxidoreductase: MKAVRIHEFGGPEVLSIDEIPVPQPAPDEVLIKVHATSVNPVDWKIREGQRKVKFPGKLPLTLGWDVSGTIEALGEKVSAFRKGDEVYGRPDPTKNGAYAEYIVVKANIISIKPTSIGHTEAAAVPLAGLTAWQALFDHGLLKAGQKVLIHAAAGGVGTYAVQFAKWKGAYVIGTASSANIDFLKRLGADEVIDYKMEDFETALSDVDLVLDTIGGETQLKSLTILKAGGRVITTLMPEFVAEAKAKNVHLTGFMAQSIPDQLTEIATLIDSGKVKPVIEKVLPFTSARQAQTESEQGHTRGKIVLQVI, translated from the coding sequence ATGAAAGCAGTTAGAATCCATGAGTTTGGCGGACCAGAAGTTTTATCTATAGATGAAATTCCGGTTCCCCAGCCAGCACCAGATGAAGTATTAATTAAAGTGCATGCAACCAGCGTAAATCCGGTGGATTGGAAAATTAGAGAAGGACAAAGGAAAGTGAAATTTCCAGGAAAACTACCTTTAACCCTCGGTTGGGATGTTTCCGGAACAATTGAAGCATTAGGCGAAAAAGTGAGTGCTTTTAGAAAGGGAGATGAAGTGTATGGCAGGCCGGATCCAACTAAAAACGGTGCTTATGCTGAATACATTGTGGTAAAAGCCAACATTATCAGCATTAAACCCACTAGCATTGGGCATACCGAAGCTGCTGCAGTACCATTGGCAGGTTTAACGGCATGGCAAGCCTTATTCGATCATGGTTTGTTAAAAGCCGGACAAAAAGTACTGATTCATGCTGCAGCCGGTGGGGTAGGAACCTATGCCGTACAATTTGCAAAATGGAAAGGAGCCTACGTGATCGGTACCGCATCAAGCGCTAATATCGATTTTTTGAAACGTTTAGGTGCCGATGAGGTAATCGATTATAAAATGGAAGATTTTGAGACTGCTTTAAGTGATGTTGATCTGGTTTTAGATACCATTGGCGGAGAAACGCAACTCAAATCGTTAACTATACTAAAAGCAGGTGGAAGGGTAATCACCACCTTAATGCCAGAGTTTGTGGCAGAAGCAAAGGCGAAAAACGTTCATCTTACCGGTTTTATGGCGCAATCAATTCCTGATCAACTGACTGAAATTGCTACTTTGATCGATTCAGGTAAAGTTAAACCTGTTATAGAAAAAGTTTTGCCTTTTACCAGCGCCAGGCAAGCTCAAACCGAAAGTGAGCAGGGACATACGAGAGGAAAGATTGTATTGCAGGTAATTTAG
- a CDS encoding NAD-dependent succinate-semialdehyde dehydrogenase: protein MSISSVNPVNGAIIKTYREDTEELIDQKIDQVHQAWLSYKETDFQSRSKLLLQVSKLLIERKDQLAELMALEMGKPLKAGVAEVVKCASVCEYYAKNGAEFLADQIIKTSATKSYVSFQPIGVVLAIMPWNFPFWQVFRFLAPTLMAGNCGVLKHSSGVTGCAIEIEKVIVGAGFPDNVFKTLICSSKSISKVIEYPYIKAVTLTGSTEAGKKVAEQAGKLIKKTVLELGGSDPYVILEDADLEKAAKICAEARLINNGQSCIAAKRFIVVKTVETQFTQLFKTEMESKKTGDPLQNDTDLGPMARADLRDELHQQVLKSIEQGAKCILGGEIPRMEGDHAYYQPTILTDVKKGVLAYDEEIFGPVAAIISAEDTEDAIRIANDTNFGLGAAVFTENAAIAEDIARNKLAAGSCFVNEGVKSDPALPFGGINESGYGRELSMFGIHEFVNIKTVYIK from the coding sequence ATGAGCATTTCATCTGTAAACCCTGTAAACGGGGCAATCATAAAAACCTATCGGGAAGATACTGAGGAGTTAATCGATCAGAAAATTGATCAGGTACATCAAGCATGGTTAAGTTATAAGGAAACCGATTTTCAAAGCCGCTCGAAGCTACTCCTGCAGGTTTCGAAACTTTTAATCGAACGTAAAGATCAGCTGGCCGAACTTATGGCGTTAGAAATGGGGAAACCCCTAAAAGCTGGCGTAGCAGAAGTTGTCAAATGTGCTTCTGTTTGTGAATACTATGCAAAAAACGGTGCTGAATTTTTAGCTGATCAAATCATAAAAACCAGTGCAACCAAAAGTTATGTGAGTTTCCAGCCTATTGGTGTGGTATTGGCCATTATGCCCTGGAATTTCCCTTTCTGGCAAGTGTTTCGCTTTTTGGCGCCAACTTTAATGGCTGGTAACTGCGGCGTTTTAAAACATTCATCGGGTGTTACAGGCTGTGCCATAGAAATAGAAAAAGTAATTGTCGGTGCTGGCTTTCCTGACAATGTTTTTAAAACACTGATTTGCAGTAGTAAATCTATTTCAAAAGTAATTGAATACCCTTATATCAAAGCCGTAACCCTTACAGGAAGCACCGAAGCCGGTAAGAAAGTAGCCGAACAAGCAGGAAAATTAATTAAAAAAACAGTTTTGGAACTCGGTGGGAGCGATCCTTATGTAATTTTGGAAGATGCCGATTTAGAAAAGGCTGCCAAAATATGTGCGGAAGCCAGGCTAATCAATAACGGACAAAGCTGTATTGCTGCAAAACGCTTCATTGTGGTTAAAACAGTTGAAACGCAATTTACCCAACTTTTCAAAACAGAAATGGAAAGTAAAAAAACAGGAGATCCCTTGCAGAACGATACTGATTTAGGACCAATGGCGAGGGCTGACCTTCGCGATGAATTGCATCAGCAGGTTTTAAAGAGTATCGAACAGGGTGCAAAATGTATTCTGGGTGGAGAAATCCCCAGGATGGAAGGTGATCATGCTTATTACCAACCCACCATATTAACCGATGTAAAAAAGGGCGTATTGGCTTATGATGAAGAAATATTCGGTCCTGTAGCTGCAATTATCTCCGCAGAAGATACTGAAGATGCCATCCGCATTGCCAATGATACCAATTTTGGATTGGGCGCAGCAGTTTTTACCGAAAATGCAGCAATAGCAGAAGACATTGCGCGAAATAAACTTGCAGCAGGCTCTTGTTTTGTAAATGAAGGTGTTAAATCAGATCCAGCATTGCCTTTTGGAGGCATCAATGAATCTGGCTACGGCCGTGAATTAAGTATGTTCGGTATTCATGAGTTTGTGAATATCAAAACCGTGTACATCAAATAA